TGTTATTATTGTTCCAGACCTGATTTTGATGGACGCGATTAGAGAAACAATCTCCACAGAATTAAAATAAATCTGCAACTTATGGAAAACTGCCATGCAAGTCAATAAGGCGAGCGACCGTCTTTATGCACGTCTTTGGTCCTTGGGCGTCAACGTATCTGCAATCAGGCACTCCAATCCTTCAGATGACGACCTCGCAGATTTTGTACACAGGTTGACACTTCTCATGAAAAAGTATCGGGTCCAGGTAGTTCCAGGTTTGGCGCTTTTGTCCTCGTCTCTGATGAATGAAAGCAGAGTCGTCTGATTCTGCACACATGGTTGCTCTCTACAAAAAGCGCTGACTGCTTTTTGCCGACCTCTCCCACTCTTCAGGGGAAAATCTTTTAATCAAATACACTGGGGCGGTACAGCACCGGCGATTGCGGCTTCCAACAGAGCATCCTTGAGACGCGGCAAGTATCACAGCAGTGTTTAAGGAAGGCCGCTATTAATATGGAAAAAAAGAAAAGAGACGTTACATCTTTTCATCCATTTCTGGATCACTCTTTTAAATTATTACTATATAGTTATTTTATGAGATATAGAAGTAGAATGGACATCGCTTCGGCAATTCTTGATGTTGCAAAAGACGGGGCGCTAAAAACGGCAATAATGTACAAGGCTTACATGTCATTTCCGCAGCTGAATGAATACCTGGAGCTTTTGCTTAGTAATGGGCTGCTAGAGTATGTTCCGGAGCAAAAGATGTACCATACAACGAGAAAAGGGAAAAGGTTCCTGGACAACTACGGGGAAGTAGGACGAGCGCTTCTTCCAAAAGAAAACAACAAGAATGCGGCCATGGCAGAAGCGTGATTTAAGCAAGCATCGAATGATCTATAGTAGCAAAAACTGACCGCATTCAATACAATCGTATAGAGGCATATTCGACGCTGGATAAATGTTATAGAACGAAAGAAACTGTCATGCGGCTGTGTTCATCAGGCCCAAAAAGCCCTTGAGCTCGACGAGCAGGTACTTTTGGTATTCTAGGCTTTGGCCATCATTGCCATGCACTTGGCAAGGTCTCCGGGCCTGGAATAGTGCAGACTGTCGTCGAGCCCGATGTCTTGGCACATCTTTACAAGAAGGATTTCACCCATTTGTCCCAGAAGCTCAACGAGTGCGCCTTCAAAGATGTCGGGCCTTTGCATCACCGCCGTACGAATATCCATTTCGGGATCCAGATAATCCTCTGCAATCCTTGTCATTATCACGTCATATACTTCTGGACCTAACACGTCTTTGATATTTTGCAGCATTGCATCAGCTAATTTAGGAATATTTATCCGAGACATCACAATACCCCGAATATGGTAAATAATGCCGAATAATTTAACAATTTTGGTATTTTAGCCGCTGATGATCGCTCCCATTATTTGTAATAGATTTTGCGTCACTAATGTTATTCTACTAATTTTTCCACAGACTGATACTTCTCAAAGGATTAATATGCAAAATGTAACTTGCAGCGTGAAAATATTATGGAAAGGGAAGCTTTGACACAAGAGAGCCTCTACGAGCGCCTTGAATCTTTTGGAGTAAACGTGTCCATCATTAAAAAAATGAATCCTTCGCTGGAAGATCTTTTAGAGTTCACGGGCAAGCTACAAGAACTGATGAAGAATCCCGCCGAAACCTAAGTGTGCTCCCCTGTCGACCTCCTGCCAGGCGATGCTAGCCAGGATTCCAGATAGCTGTTCACTGCAGTACCAATCTCCTTGTTCATCCCGCCATCTTTAGGTTCAAAACAAAATTTATTCAAGACAAGACAACTGCTTCCTCCTCTCTTACAGAAGATGATGATGGCAAGATGGCAAGCCCGCGATGCGCAAAAAAAACTATCTTGGATGCAATAGCATGTACACGCACATATTGACACTTCTAGTCAATCTTTCACTTCTTGGGGTCCAGCATTGCCCATAGATGGAATGTTCAAAACTCCTTCACAGAAAATTATCAAATAATGGCGTGAATCACCCAAGTACGCGACGGTGCTACGTTAGGATTTCAAAATAATCGAATTATGTGCGCCACTTGCTCAGATATTTAAGAACATGTGATTCGAGAGATTACATTGATGTCAACCCAGATCAGGAACAAAACGACGTTGTTCTTCCTGTCGGTTCTTGGCGTCGCACTCGCGTCGATGGCAATGGCATCCGCAGCCAACCAGGCTTTTGGCAGCGGCAGCGACTACTATTACAAGAGTTGCGGGAAATGGTACGAGCACGAGACAAGTACTGACTACGAGTACAAGCTCAAGAAATCGCAAGACTCTTCCGAGCATGAAAAAGGCGGCGGCTACGGCAAGTCGTACGACTATGAGTACTCTGACGATGACAAGAAGGATTATGACAAGGACGATAAGGACAAGAACAAGTCATCATACGACTATGGAAGTGGCGGCGGCTCGAAGGATTCCAGCGACTATGAGAAGTACAAGAGTGACCACACATACAAGTACGAATATGAAAAGTCAAGCAGCACGGTAAGACATGACGGAGACGAGTGGTGCGACGAAGACGAGGATGATGACGACAAGGACGACCACTACAACAACAACGACAAATTCTACAAAGATGATGACGACAAGGATGATAATGATGATGACTATGATGATGACGACGACAATGATGATGACGACCACGACGGATACTGACAGACTCCAAAACTACTATCGCTAACAACATGGCAATGCGTATAATTTGAAAGCAAAAGGGGTAACTTGAGCAAGTTACCACTCCCCCCTTCTTTTTTTTATTCCCGACGATGTCACGGGATAAACTCGAAACAGGGTAGGTACCTTGTGTTATTCTCGCAAAATGCTGACCGCCGCCAGAACGCCAAAAAAAGAATTTTGTGTCAATGACAATCAATAATTAATAATAAAAAATGAGGAAAGGCCTCCCCACGACCTTCCCTCCCGCAGCGCAGATGCTGTCGAGCCGAAACCCTTTTTCCTTTTTTACGGGATTGACCTGCTGTACAGCTTGCCTTCCAGCGCCAGCTTGTACATTTCCGCCACGTAGGGGTTCTTTGCAGGTGCCTCTGCACCAAGTTCCACCAGACGTGCATACACCCTTACCACGTACGCAAGGGCTCCCATGAATGCCACTACGACACCCATGTTGAACATCCAGTGGTTCGGAACGGCGAATATTTCTTCCACGAACCAGAAGTGCCATAGCTCGTTGACGCCGATTGTGAACATGGTCGCAAGGTAGCCGAGGATTGTCAGCTTTAGACCTGTGTTCATCGAGTTGTTCGGGCCTCGGAGTATCGGGACCTTCCTGTCATAGATTGCCACCATACCCCAGCCGACAGGCAGAGCCACAAAGTGGCTGTACAGCCACCAGTGGGCCGGCGTGAAGGCCGAGTCGCGGATGGACGTCTGGTGCAGCGAACCGTCGACAAAGTTGTCGACTTCTACTGAGGCAGCGATGGAACCGAGCATGATCACCATGATGTAGATCTTTTTCAGTCTCTGGATTTCGACTTCTTTTGGTATCAGTGCTGGCATTTGTGCCATAGTTCTTTCACGTGTGAAAAGGATCGTCAATCGCCGATATAAAGTGAACTTTATGACAATTATGTCAATTTCTCTAGACCTTTGATAGACAGACAATTCCAATATCTACAATTATATTGTGTTGCAATTTTTTTATAAAATTTTGAAGAATTGTACATAATCAATTATGCTTATCAATCAAGATTGTCATATACGCGGGCATGCTTTTACACTGGTGAGCGCACGACGCAATATCAGGCCGGTTACGTGCGTGTGTGCGTGTGTGTATGTGGGTCATGCCTCCATGCCAGCTCCGTTTGTTTTGAGGAGTTGCGTCGATCTTGCGCCAGAGCAGGACAGCATATCCCATACGACGTCTGCCATATGCTACAGACAGGGCGGATCAAGCAGGCAAGCAAGCCGAATGGAAGAAGGTTTTCCAAGCATCTTTTTCCCATACTCTGAATGTTATTGATATATCCGTATTGATATGGTGATAAATTAATATGGTCAACTAATCGGATCACCTCTGGGAAAGAGCTAGTTCTTGGGCAGGAGAAACATAGAGGCCAACCCGCTGACAGACCTTTGTGGCGACTACCTCGGTCGGATTGAAGAAGCGCTCAAGCGCGAGCTCGACTCTTATTCATGGTCAGAATTTCACGCGCCGTTGCGCTATGCCTGCGATGGCGGCAAGCGCATCAGGCCGCTCATCCTGGTTTTGTCTGCAGAGGCAATAAAGGGCAGGAAGGCAAACGGCGACGCGTACCTTGCCGCATCAGCAATCGAACTTTTGCACACCGAATCCATAATACATGACGACATAATCGACGAGGAGCACACCCGCAGGGGCAAGCCGTCGTTCCACGTGAAATACGGCTACAACAGCAGCATCCTCACCGCGGATTTCGTGCTTGGAGTCATACTTTCCATCGGCTCGAAACTCAAGAACCCCCGCGTCCTCAACGAGCTGTCAAACGCCGCGACGCGCATGAGCGAAGGCGAGATGATGGAGATAAGGCTGAACAAGTCGCCGGCGATAACCGAGGACGACTACATCAAGGTGCTCGACTACAAGACGGCGTCGCTGTTTGAGACGTCGGCCAAGATAGGCGCGATACTGGGCGAGGGCACAGAGGAGCAGATCCACGCCATGACCACCTTTGGCCACCTGCTCGGAATCGCCTACCAGATCCACGACGACCTCATTGACTGGAACGACGAGGACAAGCTGTTCAACATGCTGGTCAAGCAGAACGACAGGTCCAAGGACTTTATCGACAGGATGGAAAAGTTGTACCAGTCGTACGCTGCAAAGGCCAAGGATGAACTGCTAAAGGTGGCGCCGGCAAACAGCGAGGTCATCAGGCACCTGGAATTGATGACGGACCTAGCATCGGTGCAGATCTAGTCAAGCAGTTTTTCACGGCCACACATAGCTCTACAAGAAGACGAGATTATTTTTCAGAGTACTGCTTGCTTGCAATGTGTTGTTCTAGTGGTGTGGTCGTTGTAGTGATTAACGACCAGGACGCACAACTGCTTCCGTGGCGGCGTCTCAATGCAGCGGGCCGGCCGGGATGCCAGAGATAAAGCTGAGGTCAGGCACCGCCTTTGAAGCAAAGTCGATGAGGGGCGCGTGCCAGATGCCAAAGCCCACCATGAACACCACGGCGAACACCAGCACCGCTATCATGGCCCTGGGCTCCTTTACCCGCTTCATGTCCGGCGACTCCTCCATGTACATCTTTCTCATTATCCAGGCATAGTAGCCAAGCGAGAGCGCGCTGTTGAGGACGCCTGCGATTGCAAGCCACGGGCCCCAGTCTACCACTGGGCCGGTGTTTATAGCTGCGCCAAAGAGCATCAGCTTGCTCCAGAACCCGTTGAGCGGAGGCACGCCTGCAAGGGCGAGTAGCGCGATTGAAAACGTGGCGGCAGTTATCGGCATGCGCCTTCCAAGGCCGCGGTACTTTTCAAGGCTATAGCTGGCAAGCGTTATCGCCACAGCCGCGACGGCGATGAAACCTGCCGACTTCATGACGGCGTGGTTGATGATGTGGAACAGCGAGCCGGCAAGCGCCTGGTCGGAGTATGGCGCCAGCGCGATGCCTATCATGATGTAGCCTGCCTGGGCTATTGACGAGTAGGCAAGCATCCTCGGCACGCTCCTCTGCATTATGGCGCCGAGGTTTCCAATCGTCATGGTAAAGACTGCAAGTATCGCAAGGGTGAGCGCCCAGTCGGCGTTGAGCGCAAACATGCCAAGGACCACCACGCGAAGGGCTGCTGCAAAGCCGGCCTTCTTGGTGCCTGACGCAAGCAGGCCGCCGATGGTTGCAGGCGAGCCCTCGTAGGCGTCTGGGAGCCACATGTGGAACGGGACGAGGCCCATCTTGAATCCAAAGCCGGCGATAAAGAGCGCGATTGCGAGCAGGCCTACAGGCATCATCGACGGGTCGAGGCTGGTCAGCGCCTTTACAGAGTCGCCGATGTTTGTGGTGCCAGTCATGCCGTAGACTAGGCCTATTGCAAAGACTATGAGCGCCGACGACAGCGCGCCGAACATGAAATACTTTATTGCAGCCTCGTTTGACACCGGGTCGCGTTTCTGGAAGCCTGCAAGGGCGTACGTCGGCAACGACATCAATTCCCACGCGACCAGGAGCATCACGAGGTCTGTCGAGTAGGCAATGAGCACCATGCCGATGCTTGAAAGCAGGATCAGCGAGTAGTACGCCGCCGGGTTTGACCTGCCCTTCCAGTAGTTCCACGACGACGCTGTCATCATGAGAGACACGAGCAGCAGCGCGACTGCAAAGAACGAGCCGAACAGGTCGTCCGTGAGCACGTCCTGCCCGAACGCGACTGCAGGGAGCACCTCGCCGGAGAACACGCGGAATATCACGATCCCCATGGCGACGATTAGCGCGCCAAACGCGATTGCGCTGTACACCTTGTTGCGGTCGACGCCCTTTTCGCGCCTTCCGGCGTCGATGGCGGGTATGGCCAGGCCTACCACGCCCAGTATTACCGTCACCAGTATTGGCGTTGAGAGCAGGTCTACCATTTTTTCTCCATCTCCTTTACATCAGCAAGAGCATCACTACTATCATGATGCCCACTGCGAACACGAACAGGTACGTCTGCGTGATGCCAGTCTGGCCGCTCTTGACTACCTTTGACATGCCGGCCATTGCGCCCTGGAACGCAGGGTTGATGCCGTCGATTACCGTGCTTTCAAAGTAGCGCCAGATAAAGCGGTATATTGCAAGCGGCCCGATCACCCCTCCCCAGTAGAGGGCGGTGTTGAGGTACCACCTGTTGTAGAGGAACTTCCAGATGCCCCTCGTGATAATGTTGCGGCCAATTGCCTCCGGGTCTGCCTTCCTTGCAATGTAGAACACGTATCCAAGGCCTGCGCCCACCGCGAAGGCGCCCACTGACGCTATTGCCGCAGTCGGGTTGAGGTTGAGGAACACCCTGCCGGTCGCTTCGTGCTCTGGAGCGATTCCAAACGACTCGAGGAGGTACTCGCTGAGCAGGTGGTGCAGCTGCTCTTCAAACATGAATCCTATCACGCCGACTGCTATAGTCGCAACTGCCAGTATCGCAAAGGGCGCCCACATCACAGGGCCCACTTCGTGCACGTGGTGGCCCTTGTGCTCCATCTCTTCAAGGTGCTTGCTCTTGCTGCCAAAGAACGACATGCCTATCATCCTCATGGTGTAGAACGCCGTCATGACGGCGACTATGACCGCCATTGCAAACAGCGGCCACGAGTAGGCATAGCCGGATTCCAGTATCGAGGCAAATATCGCGTCCTTGCTCCAAAAGCCGGACGTAAAGAGCGGGGCGCCGGCAAGCGACAGCGCGGCAAGCATCATGAAAAGGTAGGTCTTTCTCATGTCCTTTCGCAGGCCGCCCATGTCGGTCATAAAGCGCGACCCAACGCTGTGCAGCAGCGCTCCTGCGCCCATGAACAGCGACGCCTTGAACATGGCATGGCTCATCAGGTGGAAGAATCCCGCGGTGTAGCCGTCGGTAAAGTTGAGCGAGATGCCGGCGATGCCAAGGGCCATCATCATGTAGCCTATCTGCGAGCCGGTAGAGTAGGCAAGCACCTTCTTTATTTCCGGGCTCACCAGCGCCTGGGTTGCAAGCAGGAACGCCGTGATGGCGCCGGTCCACGCGACCACTTCAAAGAACTGGCCCGTGTTGAGCGCGGAAAGCGCAAAGAACAGCGGCCCAAGCCTGGCGACCAGGAACACGCCGGCCTTTACCATCGTCGCTGCGTGTATGAGCGCCGAGACGGAGGTCGGGCCGGTCATGGCCTCAAGGAGCCACTCGTTTAGCGGGAACTGCGCAGACTTGCCCACCGCGCCTCCAAAGAGAAGAACGGCAGCAGGCACGAGCAGGTTCTGCTGCGACATGGCTGCCGCCCACGACTGGTCGGCGACAAGCTCCTTGAACCCAAAAGTGCCGGCGTAGGCAAATATCAGGAACATGCCGGCAAGCATCATCACGTCTCCGGCCTTGGTCATCAGGAAGGCCTTCATGCCGGCGTGCGTAGGGGCGGTCCACATCGGGATTCCGCCTGCCATGTGGCCTTCTTTTCCGACATAGTCCTTCTTTTTGTCGTGGTACCAGAACCCGATGAGCGCATACGACGCAAGGCCGACTCCTTCCCACCCAAAG
The sequence above is drawn from the Nitrososphaera viennensis EN76 genome and encodes:
- a CDS encoding winged helix-turn-helix domain-containing protein; translation: MEKKKRDVTSFHPFLDHSFKLLLYSYFMRYRSRMDIASAILDVAKDGALKTAIMYKAYMSFPQLNEYLELLLSNGLLEYVPEQKMYHTTRKGKRFLDNYGEVGRALLPKENNKNAAMAEA
- a CDS encoding methane monooxygenase/ammonia monooxygenase subunit C; translation: MLFTRERTMAQMPALIPKEVEIQRLKKIYIMVIMLGSIAASVEVDNFVDGSLHQTSIRDSAFTPAHWWLYSHFVALPVGWGMVAIYDRKVPILRGPNNSMNTGLKLTILGYLATMFTIGVNELWHFWFVEEIFAVPNHWMFNMGVVVAFMGALAYVVRVYARLVELGAEAPAKNPYVAEMYKLALEGKLYSRSIP
- a CDS encoding polyprenyl synthetase family protein → MGRRNIEANPLTDLCGDYLGRIEEALKRELDSYSWSEFHAPLRYACDGGKRIRPLILVLSAEAIKGRKANGDAYLAASAIELLHTESIIHDDIIDEEHTRRGKPSFHVKYGYNSSILTADFVLGVILSIGSKLKNPRVLNELSNAATRMSEGEMMEIRLNKSPAITEDDYIKVLDYKTASLFETSAKIGAILGEGTEEQIHAMTTFGHLLGIAYQIHDDLIDWNDEDKLFNMLVKQNDRSKDFIDRMEKLYQSYAAKAKDELLKVAPANSEVIRHLELMTDLASVQI
- a CDS encoding NADH-quinone oxidoreductase subunit N codes for the protein MVDLLSTPILVTVILGVVGLAIPAIDAGRREKGVDRNKVYSAIAFGALIVAMGIVIFRVFSGEVLPAVAFGQDVLTDDLFGSFFAVALLLVSLMMTASSWNYWKGRSNPAAYYSLILLSSIGMVLIAYSTDLVMLLVAWELMSLPTYALAGFQKRDPVSNEAAIKYFMFGALSSALIVFAIGLVYGMTGTTNIGDSVKALTSLDPSMMPVGLLAIALFIAGFGFKMGLVPFHMWLPDAYEGSPATIGGLLASGTKKAGFAAALRVVVLGMFALNADWALTLAILAVFTMTIGNLGAIMQRSVPRMLAYSSIAQAGYIMIGIALAPYSDQALAGSLFHIINHAVMKSAGFIAVAAVAITLASYSLEKYRGLGRRMPITAATFSIALLALAGVPPLNGFWSKLMLFGAAINTGPVVDWGPWLAIAGVLNSALSLGYYAWIMRKMYMEESPDMKRVKEPRAMIAVLVFAVVFMVGFGIWHAPLIDFASKAVPDLSFISGIPAGPLH
- a CDS encoding NADH-quinone oxidoreductase subunit 5 family protein, whose protein sequence is MVVETTSFADSINVWLIWILPFAGAAIMPAIAKGSKKARDYIAVGFALASAVSAATLIPVALAGHEVHSQITWVSALGLKAGVLADPLAIAMTNIVAWIAFLIFVYSLGYMHGDRDLTRYWFFMLFFIGSMQLIVISDNLLMVFFGWEGVGLASYALIGFWYHDKKKDYVGKEGHMAGGIPMWTAPTHAGMKAFLMTKAGDVMMLAGMFLIFAYAGTFGFKELVADQSWAAAMSQQNLLVPAAVLLFGGAVGKSAQFPLNEWLLEAMTGPTSVSALIHAATMVKAGVFLVARLGPLFFALSALNTGQFFEVVAWTGAITAFLLATQALVSPEIKKVLAYSTGSQIGYMMMALGIAGISLNFTDGYTAGFFHLMSHAMFKASLFMGAGALLHSVGSRFMTDMGGLRKDMRKTYLFMMLAALSLAGAPLFTSGFWSKDAIFASILESGYAYSWPLFAMAVIVAVMTAFYTMRMIGMSFFGSKSKHLEEMEHKGHHVHEVGPVMWAPFAILAVATIAVGVIGFMFEEQLHHLLSEYLLESFGIAPEHEATGRVFLNLNPTAAIASVGAFAVGAGLGYVFYIARKADPEAIGRNIITRGIWKFLYNRWYLNTALYWGGVIGPLAIYRFIWRYFESTVIDGINPAFQGAMAGMSKVVKSGQTGITQTYLFVFAVGIMIVVMLLLM